A part of Rhodamnia argentea isolate NSW1041297 chromosome 8, ASM2092103v1, whole genome shotgun sequence genomic DNA contains:
- the LOC115738228 gene encoding linoleate 13S-lipoxygenase 2-1, chloroplastic-like isoform X1: MFSFLLSLYKEPLDQLSKTPSSRSLDNHCVHRLLSTPETIIAAIIMLKPQLHQSQSASPTLFSLAKPFSQGNGGIALLPVRSAPALQKSRRSGRVGLASRKIRAVASPSFTEKSLSVKAVVSVKPSTGGLFTEIGIKGGLDEITDLVGKTLLLELVSSELDPKTGQEKGTIKGFAHKKSQNKEEVTYECKFDVGAEFGEVGAIFVENEHHKEMYLRDIVLEGFISGPVNITCNSWVHSKFDNPQKRVFFTSKCYLPTETPSGLRRLREEELVILRGNGQGERKSYERIYDYDVYDDLGDPDSSADKKRPVLGGKEFPYPRRCRTGRPRCKTDPQSESRSASIYVPRDEEFSTIKELTFSAKTVYSVVHALVPSLETAIVDTDLGFPYFTAIDELFNEGVNLPPLHKQGFFKDLLPRLIKAVTDATENVLRFETPETMNRNSFFWFGDDEFSRQTLAGINPYTIQLVTEWPLKSKLDPKIYGPPESAITTKTIEEQIKGFMTVGEAVKQKKLFMLDYHDLFLPYVNKVRQLKGTTLYGSRTLFFLTPDGTLKPLAIELTRPPTDDGKPQWKQVFTPSWYSTGMWLWRLAKAHVLAHDSGYHQLVSHWLRTHCATEPYIIAANRQLSTMHPIYKLLHPHFRYTMEINALARGYLINGDGIIETSFSPGKYSMELSSVAYDKQWQFNLQSLPNDLISRGLAVEDRTAPHGLKLAIEDFPFANDGLLLWDTIKEWVTDYVNHYYPDPSCIASDKELQSWWTEIRTVGHGDKKDSPGWPDLKTPSDLIHIITTIVWVASGHHAAVNFGQYTYAGYFPNRPTIARTKMPVEDPTEEELKIFRNKPEVSLLMCYPSQIQATKVMAILDVLSNHSPDEEYLGQDPESAWKEEPVINAAFERFNGRLMELEGIIDARNSDPRFKNRNGAGVLPYELLKPFSEPGVTGKGVPYSISI, encoded by the exons ATgttttccttcctcctctccctctatAAAGAACCACTAGACCAACTCTCCAAAACCCCATCATCCCGAAGTCTCGATAACCATTGTGTTCACCGATTGTTGTCTACACCAGAAACGATCATAGCTGCCATCATCATGTTGAAGCCACAGCTTCATCAATCCCAATCTGCCTCCCCAACCCTGTTCTCATTAGCTAAGCCATTTAGCCAAGGCAATGGCGGGATCGCACTTTTACCGGTACGGTCCGCGCCTGCGCTCCAAAAGAGCCGTAGAAGCGGCCGAGTGGGGCTTGCCTCAAGAAAGATCAGAGCGGTAGCAAGCCCGAGCTTTACTGAGAAGTCGCTGTCAGTAAAAGCTGTAGTGTCCGTGAAACCGAGCACCGGTGGGCTGTTCACGGAGATTGGGATAAAGGGAGGGCTCGATGAGATTACTGACTTGGTGGGGAAAACGCTCCTCTTGGAGCTTGTTAGTTCTGAGCTCGACCCCA AGACGGGACAAGAGAAGGGGACAATCAAAGGGTTCGCACACAAGAAGAGCCAGAACAAGGAGGAGGTGACGTACGAGTGCAAGTTCGATGTCGGAGCGGAGTTCGGGGAGGTCGGGGCGATTTTCGTGGAGAATGAGCACCACAAGGAGATGTACCTCAGGGACATCGTCCTCGAAGGGTTCATAAGCGGTCCTGTTAACATCACATGCAACTCGTGGGTTCACTCCAAGTTCGATAACCCACAGAAGAGGGTCTTCTTCACCAGTAAG TGCTATTTACCGACGGAAACGCCGAGTGGGCTTAGGAGGCTGAGAGAGGAGGAGCTGGTGATCTTGCGAGGGAATGGCCAAGGCGAGAGGAAGTCTTACGAGAGGATATACGATTATGATGTGTACGACGACCTCGGGGATCCGGACAGCAGCGCGGACAAGAAGAGACCGGTGCTCGGAGGCAAAGAGTTTCCGTACCCGAGACGATGCCGGACCGGGCGCCCTCGGTGCAAAACCG ATCCACAATCGGAATCGAGGAGCGCAAGCATATACGTGCCTCGAGACGAAGAGTTCTCGACAATAAAGGAATTGACATTCTCGGCGAAGACAGTGTACTCGGTGGTGCACGCGCTGGTGCCGTCGCTCGAGACGGCAATAGTCGACACCGACCTGGGGTTCCCCTACTTCACCGCCATTGACGAGCTCTTCAACGAAGGCGTCAACTTGCCCCCGTTGCATAAGCAAGGCTTCTTCAAGGACCTCCTTCCTCGGCTCATCAAGGCTGTCACCGATGCCACGGAAAATGTCTTGCGCTTCGAAACCCCCGAAACCATGAATC GAAACAGTTTCTTTTGGTTTGGTGACGACGAGTTCTCTCGTCAAACCCTAGCAGGAATCAACCCTTACACGATTCAGTTGGTGACG GAGTGGCCCTTAAAGAGCAAGCTTGACCCTAAAATCTATGGCCCGCCTGAATCGGCAATCACGACAAAGACCATTGAAGAGCAAATTAAAGGCTTTATGACCGTCGGTGAG GCCGTAAAGCAAAAGAAGCTGTTCATGCTGGACTACCATGACCTTTTCCTACCATATGTGAACAAAGTGAGGCAGCTCAAGGGGACGACCCTGTACGGGTCGAGGACCCTCTTCTTCTTGACCCCCGATGGCACGTTGAAGCCCCTCGCCATCGAGCTCACTCGGCCACCGACCGATGATGGGAAGCCGCAATGGAAGCAGGTGTTCACCCCGTCATGGTACTCCACCGGCATGTGGCTCTGGCGGCTCGCCAAGGCCCATGTCCTCGCCCACGACTCTGGATACCACCAGCTCGTCAGCCACTG GCTACGAACTCATTGTGCCACGGAACCCTACATAATAGCGGCTAACCGGCAACTTAGCACGATGCACCCGATCTACAAGTTGTTGCACCCGCACTTCCGGTACACGATGGAGATCAATGCGCTGGCTCGCGGGTATCTCATCAACGGCGACGGCATCATCGAGACCTCCTTCTCTCCCGGCAAGTACTCCATGGAGCTCAGCTCCGTCGCTTATGATAAGCAGTGGCAATTCAACTTACAAAGCTTGCCCAATGACTTGATTAGCAG GGGGTTGGCAGTGGAGGACCGGACGGCACCCCATGGCCTCAAGCTAGCGATCGAGGACTTCCCCTTCGCCAACGACGGCCTCCTCTTGTGGGACACTATCAAGGAGTGGGTCACCGACTATGTCAACCACTACTACCCCGACCCAAGCTGCATAGCGTCAGACAAGGAGCTCCAATCCTGGTGGACCGAGATCCGGACCGTTGGCCATGGCGACAAGAAAGACTCCCCTGGGTGGCCCGACCTCAAGACCCCGTCTGACCTCATCCACATTATCACCACCATTGTCTGGGTCGCCTCCGGCCACCATGCTGCCGTCAACTTCGGCCAGTACACCTATGCCGGCTATTTCCCAAATCGGCCCACTATCGCCCGAACCAAGATGCCTGTCGAGGATCCAACAGAAGAAGAGCTCAAGATCTTCAGGAACAAGCCCGAGGTCTCGCTCCTTATGTGCTATCCTTCACAGATACAGGCGACGAAGGTGATGGCAATCCTTGATGTGTTATCGAACCACTCGCCGGATGAGGAGTACCTAGGACAAGATCCGGAATCGGCGTGGAAGGAGGAGCCGGTGATAAATGCGGCGTTCGAGAGGTTCAACGGGAGGCTGATGGAGCTTGAGGGCATCATCGATGCGAGGAACTCTGACCCAAGGTTTAAGAACCGGAACGGGGCTGGGGTCTTGCCGTATGAGCTGTTGAAGCCGTTCTCCGAGCCTGGCGTGACTGGGAAGGGAGTTCCATACAGCATTTccatttga